The Zingiber officinale cultivar Zhangliang chromosome 9A, Zo_v1.1, whole genome shotgun sequence genome window below encodes:
- the LOC122021575 gene encoding serine carboxypeptidase-like 45, with product MQSPSLTWAWRGILIVSVTLFQMCCSRELDANFSLQDRILRLPGQPQVSFQQFSGYITVDELKGRALFYYFAEAEFDPSTKPLVLWLNGGPGCSSVGVGAFSENGPFRPKGEVLVTNEYSWNKEANMLYLETPAGVGFSYSRDSSFYEGVNDRMTARDNLIFLQRWFTRFPHYKSRDLYIAGESYAGHYVPQLAKLMVEFNNKEKIFNLKGIALGNPVLEFSTDFNSRAEFFWSHGLISDSTYKIFTSACNYSRYVGEYYRGSLSPVCQRVMSQVTRETSRFVDKYDVTLDVCISSVLAQSAVLSPHQVTEHVDVCVEDETVSYLNRKDVQDSLHAHLSGVTKWTVCSSVLDYEVLNLEIPTINVVGSIVKAGIPVLVYSGDQDSVIPLTGSRTLVQKLAKEIGLKTTVPYRVWFEGEQVGGWTQVYGDILSFATIRGASHEAPFSQPERSLVLFRAFLQGRPLPETFT from the exons ATGCAGTCTCCTTCTCTAACATGGGCATGGAGGGGCATTCTGATCGTCTCTGTCACGCTTTTCCAAATGTGTTGCTCAAGGGAGTTGGATGCTAATTTCTCTCTCCAAGACAGGATCCTCAGGCTGCCTGGCCAGCCTCAGGTTAGCTTCCAGCAGTTCTCAGGCTACATCACAGTGGATGAGCTGAAAGGGAGGGCTCTTTTTTACTACTTTGCCGAAGCAGAGTTCGATCCATCCACAAAGCCCCTGGTTCTCTGGTTGAATGGAG GACCCGGTTGCTCCTCTGTTGGGGTTGGGGCATTCTCAGAGAATGGGCCTTTCAGACCAAAAGGTGAAGTGCTGGTGACAAATGAGTATAGCTGGAACAAAG AAGCCAACATGTTGTATTTGGAGACCCCAGCAGGAGTTGGTTTCTCGTACTCAAGAGATTCTTCCTTCTATGAGGGTGTGAATGATAGGATGACAG CCAGAGATAATTTGATTTTCCTTCAACGCTGGTTCACAAGGTTCCCACATTACAAGAGCAGGGATTTATACATAGCCGGAGAAAGCTATGCAG GCCATTATGTTCCACAACTTGCTAAACTCATGGTTGAGTTTAATAACAAGGAAAAGATCTTCAACCTAAAAGGAATTGCC TTGGGCAATCCAGTCCTTGAGTTCTCAACTGATTTCAACTCAAGAGCTGAGTTCTTTTGGTCCCATGGCTTGATATCAGATTCTACGTATAAAATATTCACTTCTGCATGTAACTACTCACGCTATGTTGGTGAGTATTACAGAGGATCTCTTAGTCCAGTCTGTCAAAGAGTGATGAGCCAAGTCACAAGAGAAACAAGCCGATTTGTCGACAAATACGACGTCACTCTTGATGTTTGTATATCTTCAGTTCTAGCTCAGTCCGCTGTTCTAAGTCCTCAT CAAGTTACAGAGCACGTTGATGTTTGTGTCGAAGATGAAACGGTGAGTTATCTCAACCGCAAAGATGTACAAGATTCCCTTCACGCACACCTTTCAGGAGTTACTAAATGGACTGTTTGCAGCAG TGTTCTCGATTATGAAGTGCTCAACTTGGAAATACCAACAATTAACGTTGTAGGATCCATTGTGAAGGCCGGAATCCCTGTATTGGTTTACAG TGGTGATCAGGATTCTGTGATCCCATTGACTGGGAGTCGAACTCTGGTGCAAAAGTTGGCAAAGGAGATAGGACTGAAAACAACAGTTCCATATAGAGTTTGGTTTGAGGGAGAACAG GTTGGTGGATGGACTCAAGTTTATGGTGATATCTTGTCATTTGCTACCATAAGAGGAGCTTCCCATGAAGCTCCATTCTCACAGCCTGAGAGGTCTCTTGTGCTGTTCCGAGCATTCCTTCAAGGAAGACCACTACCTGAGACCTTCACTTGA